One Phoenix dactylifera cultivar Barhee BC4 unplaced genomic scaffold, palm_55x_up_171113_PBpolish2nd_filt_p 002179F, whole genome shotgun sequence genomic window carries:
- the LOC120109432 gene encoding tryptophan synthase beta chain 2-like, with amino-acid sequence MATALRPASPAAGYLLRPLSDIEEPSHGFTQKLKLAVYKRHSSSCQIRVRASSKDLNIVEIPNRWYNLVADLPLKPPPALHPKTHKPLKFEDLSPLFPDELIKQEVSNDRFIDIPDEVIDVYKLWRPTPLIRARRLEKLIDTPARIYYKYEGTSPAGSHKPNTALPQVWYNAQQGVKNVVTETGAGQWGSSLAFACSLFGLNCEVWQVRVSYDQKPYRKLMMQTWGAKVHPSPSGVTDAGRKILETDPSSPGSLGIAISEAVEVAATHADTKYCLGSVLNHVLLHQTIIGEECLKQMEAVGETPDMIIGCTGGGSNFAGLAFPFIREKLNGKINPIIRAVEPAACPSLTKGIYTYDYGDTAGMTPLLKMHTLRHDFVPDPIHAGGLRYHGMAPLISHVYQLGFMEAVVIPQTECFQAALQFARTEGLIPAPEPTHAIAATIREALHCKETGERKVILMAMCGHGHFDLTAYEKYLQGDMVDLSYSSEKVQASLTAVP; translated from the exons ATATTGAGGAGCCATCACATGGTTTCACACAAAAGTTAAAGCTTGCAGTGTATAAGAGGCACTCATCCAGTTGCCAAATAAGAGTCAGAGCAAGTTCCAAGGATCTAAACATAGTAGAAATCCCTAACCGATGGTATAATCTTGTTGCTGACCTCCCACTGAAACCTCCTCCAGCTCTGCATCCAAAGACGCACAAGCCACTAAAATTTGAAGACTTGTCGCCCCTTTTCCCAGATGAGTTGATTAAGCAAGAGGTGAGTAATGACAGGTTCATTGATATCCCAGATGAAGTTATTGATGTCTATAAGCTCTGGCGACCGACGCCTCTGATTAG AGCTAGGAGACTGGAGAAGCTGATCGACACCCCAGCAAGAATCTACTACAAGTATGAGGGCACTAGCCCAGCTGGTTCACACAAACCCAATACTGCACTCCCACAAGTCTGGTATAATGCTCAACAAGGAGTGAAAAATGTTGTAACTGAAACTGGTGCTGGCCAATGGGGCAGTTCTTTGGCCTTTGCATGCAGTCTATTTGGACTCAACTGTGAG GTCTGGCAGGTCCGTGTATCCTATGATCAAAAACCTTATAGGAAACTGATGATGCAAACTTGGGGAGCCAAAGTGCACCCATCACCATCTGGTGTAACTGATGCAGGAAGGAAAATCCTCGAGACAGATCCTTCAAGCCCTGGTAGTTTGGGTATAGCAATCTCAGAAGCTGTAGAGGTTGCAGCTACACATGCTGACACCAAATATTGTTTGGGAAGTGTTTTGAATCATGTCCTGCTACACCAAACTATCATTGGTGAGGAGTGTCTAAAACAGATGGAAGCAGTAGGTGAGACACCAGACATGATCATTGGCTGCACTGGTGGTGGGTCTAATTTTGCGGGTTTGGCATTTCCATTCATTCGAGAAAAGTTAAATGGAAAGATAAATCCAATTATAAGAGCTGTGGAGCCTGCAGCATGCCCTTCACTTACCAAAGGCATTTACACCTATGATTATGGTGACACGGCAGGGATGACACCATTGTTGAAGATGCACACCCTTAGGCATGACTTTGTTCCTGACCCAATTCATGCAG GTGGCCTGCGCTACCATGGAATGGCTCCACTAATTTCACATGTTTATCAACTGGGTTTTATGGAAGCTGTTGTGATACCTCAGACTGAATGCTTTCAAG CTGCTTTACAATTTGCCCGTACAGAGGGTCTGATTCCAGCTCCAGAACCAACTCATGCTATAGCAGCCACAATTAGGGAAGCATTACATTGCAAAGAGACGGGAGAAAGAAAAGTTATTCTGATGGCTATGTGTGGTCATGGTCACTTCGATCTAACCGCGTATGAGAAATATTTGCAAGGGGATATGGTTGATTTATCATACTCCAGTGAGAAGGTACAAGCATCTTTAACTGCTGTGCCCTAA